TACGGATTGTTTCAACGACATAACCTGACTAAAGGCTCAAAAGTGTTTGAAATGGCAGGGCCTGTTCTCAGTGACTGTTTAATGTTAGACAGATACCTCCTTAACGGAGTTAAGCTGGAAACAAATCTGAAACGAACATCTCCGAAGTTTTGCCCCATGAGTCCTGAAGATTTGCCCCTTGCATCTGATAATTACAGAGTTGTTATTGAAGACGCATACCTGAGGCtttacaaactgaaaataaaccCTGCCATCTTAGTAGCGCATAGTAAGCTTCTGAAAACAGTGACTGCGAAGTATCCTTATACTAAGAGAAATGTTAGATGCTGCACAGTGCCACCAAACCAAACAATTTTCAACTGGAATCATATAACAGAGTCACCGCTTCCAAAATTtgttttggttgcattctgtcaGTCTGAGGCTGTAGCTGGTAGTTATAAAAAAAAGCCCGTGGAATTTCGTACATATGGATGTGAAACAACTGTCACTGTGTGTGAATGGAGTGAGTCAGCCTGGAGATCCGGTGGAGGTAAATTACAGTGCCGATAATAGCGGGGGTCAAGTATTATAGGTGTTTGATGGGTTTTACGATGCAGTTAACAAGATCAGCATCGGGGTGAGTCGCTCCGATGTAAGCAAAGGGTATGCTATGTATCTGTTCTACCTTGATCCTGACTTTAGTGAAAACACACAATTTCCGCTTATGAAACCAGGTGAAATGTCCTTATATGTCAGATTTGGAACCCCTCTACAAGACGGTGCCACATGCATACTATACACAGAAAAAATGGGACTGTTAGAATTTGATGAAATGCGAAGTGTAAAACTCAATTAATGACGGTTATTAGATGCACATGATGATTGTAAAtactattgtttatttacatgtattagaTTACTTTATAGACTATTTAGAACACGGTAGTAAAACAAACTACATTTCATTATCCAATGTAAATAATTAACAGTGCAGGGAATAATCCGCTTTAGGGATTAAAAGACAGTGaagtaataaattaaacatgTAGAGTatacttataaaggaaaaataattttaactttgttaatttgctttattaaaaaaataaaatgattacatttttatgtcacgtatgtatttttgttatttgaataCAATTTAATAGTATCTTTTAAAGCATTAAAGATTTCATTTAGTTCACATTGCTTGTTGATTacttaattacctccctttcatttAAAAGATGCTTGCAATTTTACACATTTGCTAATTGCAATGCGGTACATGAAAGCCTCTGTATTCCGTGGATCATTATTATCATCTTAGTCAatcataattaaaatgtttaacagCACATGCCAGTATAATAGCTGTACTTATCACCATACTTTAACGATAATCGGCACGTGTTACATTTAGCACCAATCAACGGGCAAAAGCGTCCGGCGACATAATGTCTATGTATATTGTGGTTTGTAACATAAGCAATAAAAAAATacgttgaaataaatgaaaaaaagccAGGGTGTAAATATTTCTGGAATTGATGATTCCCATATTTGCAATAAATCTTTAAAGAACAAATAGTAATGACATCTGTCCCAACATTCCATTTAATTATCAGCCtttaatgaaaaatttgaaaTGGTTCAGTAAATCTACTAAGTGAAGCTGTTTTTGAACAgattagaacagaacagaacagaacagaacaaatctTTAATTTATCCAACGTATCATGACGATAGAGCATGGGTATATATAGGAAAACacaatgttatttttaaacacaaaaattcAGGATTTAGACATATTTCTTCGTAAGGCTCGCATAATGGTTTAACTTTTGCATAATCTACATTTTCATTGTACATTACATTTGTGAGAAATATGGATGTGAACGATAATAATGAGGATTGGTGGGCATCATATGATCAAAGATATTTTGATCAGGATGCGTTGGATAAAGAACTGTCTAGTTTAGAAAAAGCATTAGGTGTGAATACAAATCGAAGTGAAGAAAAAGAAAACGCGAATACTAGTAAaggatttttatgtaaaaattgtgGTGCTAAATTTTCAAGGgcatttacattgaaacatcatCAGCAAAGAAATGTTTGCGGTAAAAAACGCCACTTCAATTGTCAGCATTGTGGTAAATCATTTTTGAGACAAGAATACTTGAAACAACATGAAAACAAACGAAAATGCGATAGAGGTACATTAATTAACAGAGTCTCAAATATACCGACAGCTTCAACGTCAGAAGAAAGCCTTGTTTCTGTGCCATTAGAGAAAATCAAACGGTTTCATTGTGATAGGTGTAATGGTAAATTTGCCAGGAAATTCAATTTAGATAGACATATAAAACGTAATACGTGCACAAGTAATGGTATAGATCGTGTTTTCACATGCCGAATATGTTCAAAGACATTCTCATCTCCCgcgtttctaaaaaaaaacacatgcgCGTACACCCAAAGATTAAGGCTAATTCTGGGGCTAATGTACAAGATAATCCAGCCAAACAATCGAACAACTCAGGGGCTTTAATGGGAGACCGGATAATTGTTGATCAGAATGATCATGATGATAACAATGATGCTAATAATAtggcagcagcagtagcagttgATAATGCAAATGATGGTGCAGACGCGATCAATGACGATGAAATGCGTCCACAGAGAAGGACAGTGAGTTTTGATGGGAATCTAGTGACGTATCACATGCCGGCAGCAAATGCAGAAACATATGACTTAATGTTCTTTTTCTCAAACAGACGAGAAAGTGTGCGCAATAACATACGCTTAGAGTTTGAAAGACTTACATCTGTAAAATGGTACTCCGTTGTAAAAGTACAAATGGACCGTAGAGATGCAAGCGGAAATATTGTAGACACAGCTACTCCTGTATTTCGTTCGACCTCTGTACCTGTGCTGGTTGCTGATGTAGTCGATGATCAGATAAATGACGCCTACTTGAAAATGATCAGGAGTTTCGACGCATTCAGGTAAACTGCTTTTTACGAATAGTTCTCTTTATCTTCTTACAGAACCCAGCACATAAGCAACACTGTTTTATTAGAAGTGtgtaggggtacggatccgtacctctagacatgCCTGTTGACACTTTTCTAGGGTTACGGACCTCCAATTTTCTAGAGATTgtgggtcatttacatttcaaattttgttgaaaacgaaataacaaataagacttcatcagaaTTCGCTTTAATCTTGGACCTGAATGGTTTACAGGTAACAacgttcatccgatttgttacattgtagtgtatttatgttttccacacatttagTAGACGTTACGAGATACAAGAGACATTTTCAGAagcagtttcttttacttaatgtcagTTAATTGATCATTAAACTGTCAGTTCCGTGCCGGTTAgatcattatatcttgttaaataacaaaataaataggtgcatattattatgcctgaTTTAATTTGTTTGcttaatttcaaatagaatttatTTAAGGGTTAGATTCGCTCATTAATTTGTTATCAATGGTTTATTTTACAACAAgctaatcggcacggaacagggtattcatttggagttcctcggttatttaggttttgaaagagaagttaaacaatcgggtgaacgctggtatcagtaaaccatttagatccaagtctTAAATGAACACTAgtgaagtcttatttgttattacattttcaacaaaatataagatataaataaccattaatctctagaaaaaggaggtccgtacccctagaaagcccctaacaggcttgtctagaggtacggatccgtacctatAGAATCAGATTCTAAGGTACGGATCCGTTCCACTAGACACttcctttgttttattttagataaatacaatatttacgtTGTTTCACTTATTACTACGATTGATATCTAAACTAAGTAATCTATACATTATATAATTCTGGTTCTGGCTGGGCATTATCTAAAGTGATACATCTAGAAATCACAATCACTAAATACAACCCCCTCAGAGGAGCATGTTGTCAATACCGTATACCAGAAAAAATCATGCGCAAACAGTGTATCTTAAATGTAACAGGTCCACCAGAACTGAATGGACATTGCTTTAAGTACTCAGTGTTAGCGGCCCTGCACTCAGACCCTGGCCATGTAGGAAATTTGCCATGGTCTGAACTACACAGATTTCGAAACACTCTTTCTTTTGAAGGAATTAACGGTTCTGGTCAACATATGCCAGTTACAAGCATTCCTGACTTTGAGAAGTTGAACAGTTTATCTATCAATCTGTATGGCTGTGAGAATGATATATTCCCCCTACATATTACCAAAGCATATCGTAGAGATCGTCATATAAATTTACTTCTCCTACCTGAGCGTGAAACGGAGAATGACACTGAAAATGAAGTTGAGAATTTTTCAACAATAGCACACCAACGATCACCTCATTACTGTGTCGTAAAAGATATGGGCAGACTCCTGTCATCTCAGGTTGATGGCAACAACCCAACGTTTGTGTGTATGCAGTGCCTAGCAACAAAAACGACGGCTGAGAGTCTAGCTGCCCATGAAAAAATCTGTGCTGTAAATGAAAatcatattaaatatttcatgccTACTGACaaagaaaaatttttgaaatttagaaattatgGTAGgaaaatgaaagtcagttttgtaGTTTTTGCCAGTTTTGCGTGGTATACATCACCTATCTACGCAAATGATGAACCCACGATAGGCTTTGAAGTTAGAGAAAGAAAGCTAGACTGTTGTGCTTATTCCTACCATAGGATAAGCGTTGTTGATTCCCATCCCTCGGAAGTACACTACTACAGGGGAACCAGTCCTGAAGATACCATGTTGCATTTTCTTAATGCAATGAAACGGGAAGAGGAGGAGGTGTTTGAAATTCAGAGAAACACAGCTCCTATGATAATTGATGATGACGGACTCCGAAACATACAGGCATCCAACGACGAGTGTTTCGTCTGTAATGACACATTCATTCCTGGCGAGAGAATAGGACTTGATCACAGTCACGTAAGTGGTAAGTAAACCgtttaataataatgaaaatgtgCTCCTCTAAAATTGTTTCTATTAGTGCGTTATTTTTGATATAAGAGTTGTCGGTTGTCAGATAACATTTTCCTATTTCAATTCTTTCAGGCAAAGTACGTGGGCGGATTCACTGCGATAGCTGTAATCTTCGACTGAAAGAGGCAAACTTTCTGCCAGTGTTTGTGCAGGTATTGTCAATGCTATTTATACAAACTTACATAATCATTCCAGATAGTTTGATATACGTTAAGTAAtgttaaattttaagtaaacctATTTCTCTATCTTAAAATATGcaagaattttaattttaattttattttataaaataaagtagATCTAATTAAAAAGTCTCtatgttttattacctccctttatttatttatttatttttttttttttggcagaatTTGAGTCAATGTGAAGGTCGACTAATTATGCAGGCAGTCGGACAGTTTGGTGCTAACTCAGTTAAAGTCATTCCGAAAACCCTTGACACATACGTTTCAATAACAGTCAACAAATGCAGGTTCCTGGATTTTAGCAGATTTTTAAAAGTCAGTCTAAACGAGCTTGTTATCAGTCTGCGAGCAAAATCTGGCGTGGATGCTTTCAAAAGTGTTCGAAAACATATTTCACCAGAAAGGCTGGATGTTGCCATAAACAGACATGTTTTTTGTCACGATTATTTAGACTTTGAACATCGTCTGAATGAAGTTAATATTCCACCTAAAGTGGCATTCTTCGACAGaataaataattatcatattaCGGACGAAGAGTATGAACATGTGCATCGTTTCTGGGAAACATTTCAATGTGCAACAATTGAGGACTTCTTGCGACACCACCTACAACTTCAAAGTCTATTATTTGCAGACGTTGCTGAAAATTTCAGGGATACATTGATGCGAAATTATAAACTGGACTGCTTCTGGTACTACTCCCTCCCTGGGTTCAGCTTTGATGCGTGCCTGCATCACACAGATGTTGTGTTAGAACTTATGCAGGACGAAAAAATGCCCCACATCATCTTAGCTGGTCTTCGCGGCGGTGTGACACAGATTGGTAGTCCTCGTGAGGTTCGGGCAAGCAATCCTGATTCAGCACCAGATTTCAATCCAAATGAACCGATCAGCTACCTTCACTTTTTTGATTTCAATTCCCTGTATCCAAGTGTTATGCATGATTTTCCTCTACCAACGTCTGGATTTAGATACTTAAACCAACATGAAATAGATGCTATAGACATAACACAATTAACAGCGAGCGATGACAAGGGAAACATATTTGTTGTTGACCTTCAATCCCCCGACAAGCTACATCACCTGCATGATCAGTTTCCACtagcaccagaaaatataacgatTGGTCCTAAAGACATGTCTGAGTATACAATCAACTTAGCTGAGCGCTGTGGGTTGAAACTGAAAGATGAGAGAAAACTCTGCCTTACGCTGCGACCAAAATCCAGATATGCCGTGCATTACCTTACCCTTCAACATTACTTCAAGCACGGAATTGTAGTTTCTGCCATCCACGATGTAATTACATTCTATCAGTCAAAATGGCTACAAAGATTTGTGAAGTTAACTTGCGAAAATCGAAAACAGGCAGAGAATCAATTCGACAACATGCTACACAAAAATGGGGGCAATCACACATTTGGGTAAGACacatttttggtcttaatttaGTAATCAATAGTTTTCTCATTtaactgtaacaatatattttgttcattgaGTTTGGATGACAATCTTGTCACTTAATTTATTCCTGTAAGATGTATTGTTGTATATGTTACTTGTGTAAATTAAACAATAATGGTAACTGTTGATATTTCAGTAAAACGATTGAGAATGTTTTCAATCGCATAAAAGTGAAGATATGTACATCGGCAAAAGATCTTCAAAAAGCTGTCAAGAAACCGACTTTTCAGGTAATCAGTAGTCTTCTTCACACAATACCCtatgtaacagttttttttagAAACAATGAATGCTGTCCTGATACTATTAAATATTTTCGACATGTACCTTATTATAGTTTCAAACAGATGTTCATATGTTGCATTTTTTTCCAGGCCATTCGGGTTTTCTCTGATAATGTCGCTGCCGTACAAATGTGCCAGGAAACAGTGCGACTAACGAAACCAATTGCGGTTGGATTTTCAATTTTAGGTGAGTGGTATAACTTAAATGCTTTCCCTTTTTCCTTGCaagtttattatttaatttaggAAATCAAAATGACATGTGACCCTTCTCCtaagaaatagtttaaaaattagcatttttcatttgaagttCAGTATTATTTAGTTTAGGAAATTTAAATGACACGTGACCCTTCTCTTCAGACATAGTTTTAAAAATTAGCATCTTCACATCTACGTCAGGTTATGTTTTCTACGTTCATTTTTCTAATGTTACAGAACTCAGCAAGCTCAGGATGTACGAGTTCTTTTACGATTTTCTGGTAAAGAAATTCAAAGACGGGAAAGTGGATCTGGTTTACTCTGATACAGACTCGTTCCTAGTAAACATCAAGGGCATACCAGACGTGGACAACATTCTATGGAAAAACAAACATAGATTTGATTTTTCTTCGCTTCCCGATGATCATAAACTAATAGTAATAGATGATTCTAACAGACAGGtacattttttctatatttggcaaaatgttttcagtagtTATATATTGCTTTTTATGTCTATTTGAACTGAACTATACAGCACACGTAGAAATTAAATACTTGTTAGCCTTATTAAAATTGTGTTATGTCTGATTAATATAATTGCGAGAATAGAAGGCAGTTTAGcgaaataatgattttaaaattatcttCAGGTGCCTGGAAAGATGAAATTCCAGTTGGGAGGAAGTGTATGCAAGGAAGCAGTCGTTCTGTCCTCAAAATGCTATTCTGTACTTACTAATGATGGCAACAAATCAGCACTTAAAGGGACAAATACCAACGTTGTACATGAACGCTATAGAGAATGTCTGAGATCGGAAATCAGCATAAAAGGGCAGACTAAATCAGTTCGAAATTTCGGACAACAATTATACCATGTCAGTACGGAAAAAAACCATGATGTCTCTTGTAGAGACAAAACGACATTATATCAGTGCCAATGAATCACTTAGCCACGGACACTGTCTCATAGATATGGTCACTGATATGGATATTTCTTAGAGTGACGTGTAGTAATAAAAGGACTGTGTATAGAATGAACAAAACTCAATGATCTGTTTCTTATTCTTAAGTTAAAGAACTAGTTGTATATATTATGTTCTGCTGTTAGATTGTACTGTACATTTTGTAACGCATTGCTTTTAGATAATGTATTTTTAActatcagggttttttttaattaatatcataatcatttttattattgtaattatcaGTGTGTCTATAACAATA
This DNA window, taken from Mercenaria mercenaria strain notata chromosome 19, MADL_Memer_1, whole genome shotgun sequence, encodes the following:
- the LOC128551270 gene encoding gastrula zinc finger protein xFG20-1-like: MDVNDNNEDWWASYDQRYFDQDALDKELSSLEKALGVNTNRSEEKENANTSKGFLCKNCGAKFSRAFTLKHHQQRNVCGKKRHFNCQHCGKSFLRQEYLKQHENKRKCDRGTLINRVSNIPTASTSEESLVSVPLEKIKRFHCDRCNGKFARKFNLDRHIKRNTCTSNGIDRVFTCRICSKTFSSPAFLKKNTCAYTQRLRLILGLMYKIIQPNNRTTQGL